In Marivirga salinae, a single window of DNA contains:
- a CDS encoding DUF427 domain-containing protein, producing the protein MKAIWNNHVVAESDDTIVIEGNHYFPPESIKDEYFEKTDYHTICPWKGTASYYSLKVDGKENKDAAWYYPDTKEMAKKFENYVAFWKGVEVTE; encoded by the coding sequence ATGAAAGCAATTTGGAACAATCATGTAGTAGCAGAAAGTGATGACACCATCGTAATAGAAGGCAATCACTATTTCCCACCTGAGTCAATCAAAGATGAATATTTTGAAAAAACTGATTATCATACTATTTGTCCTTGGAAGGGAACTGCTTCTTATTACAGCTTAAAAGTGGATGGCAAAGAAAATAAAGATGCCGCTTGGTATTATCCCGACACTAAGGAGATGGCTAAAAAGTTTGAAAATTATGTAGCATTCTGGAAAGGTGTGGAGGTAACAGAGTAA
- a CDS encoding protein-disulfide reductase DsbD family protein: MRYLVYSLLLVGLFLQNTFAQVIKPISWESSILEENLEVGDTATLSFRAEIDENWYLYSSDFDPDLGPMLTEFDFEEDDSYQLVDSIIPINPSKGYDEIWEGDYTYFKGKGEFQQKVIIKEIPFKIETSNSYQVCSDVDGKCIPFSDDFSFGEKTKSATSSSESDQKEKEEASTDKSEKEGKKKLIDLKQKDSNSPYSLLAFMLVAFLAGLAALLTPCVFPMIPMTVTFFTGKAKNRAGAIRQAVIYGLSIIIIYVVAGTIIAVINGPEFANWLSTHWIPNVFFFLVFFIFALSFLGLFEINLPSSFVNRVDAKADKGGLGGVFFMAFTLVLVSFSCTGPIVGSILVESAGGMVIKPLLGMFAFSLAFAIPFTLFAIFPEWLNSLPKSGGWLNSVKVVLGFLELALGLKFLSIADQVYHWGILDRDIYLVLWIVIFAMLGLYLLGKLRLPGDSPIEKLSVGRLMLSLVTFSFVLYMIPGLFGAPLKALSGYLPPMSSHDFDLPTLIRENSGGSGAISSEDQLCEEPKYGDMLHFPHGIKGYFDYEQALDCAKEQGKPIFVDFTGHGCVNCREMEARVWSDPKVLSRLKNDYVMLALYVDEKTELPENDWYTSEYDGKVKKSIGKQNADFQITRFNNNAQPYYVLLDTNGELLIEPIAYERSISKFVDFLDEGKEKFEAKNKP; encoded by the coding sequence ATGAGATATTTAGTTTACAGCCTACTTTTGGTGGGTTTATTTTTGCAAAACACTTTTGCCCAAGTAATTAAACCCATCAGTTGGGAAAGCTCCATTTTAGAAGAAAACTTAGAAGTAGGTGATACGGCTACTCTTTCTTTCCGAGCAGAAATAGATGAAAATTGGTATTTGTATTCATCAGATTTTGATCCGGATTTAGGACCAATGCTTACTGAATTTGATTTTGAAGAGGATGATTCATATCAGTTGGTTGATAGCATAATTCCAATAAATCCCTCAAAAGGCTATGACGAAATTTGGGAAGGAGACTATACATATTTCAAAGGAAAAGGAGAGTTTCAACAAAAGGTAATCATTAAGGAGATACCGTTTAAAATTGAGACTAGCAATAGCTATCAAGTCTGTTCTGATGTAGATGGAAAATGTATTCCGTTCAGTGATGATTTCTCATTTGGAGAAAAAACTAAATCTGCTACTAGCTCATCAGAGTCAGATCAGAAAGAAAAAGAGGAAGCATCAACCGATAAATCCGAAAAAGAAGGTAAAAAAAAACTAATTGATCTTAAGCAAAAGGATTCAAACTCTCCTTATTCTCTATTAGCCTTCATGCTAGTGGCTTTTTTAGCCGGGTTAGCCGCATTACTAACGCCTTGCGTTTTTCCAATGATTCCTATGACGGTTACTTTTTTCACTGGGAAAGCAAAAAACAGAGCTGGAGCCATTCGTCAAGCAGTAATTTATGGGTTGTCTATTATTATAATTTATGTGGTTGCAGGAACTATTATAGCTGTAATCAACGGTCCTGAATTTGCCAATTGGCTGAGTACTCATTGGATTCCGAATGTATTCTTCTTTTTAGTATTCTTCATTTTTGCCTTATCATTTCTCGGGCTTTTTGAAATCAATTTGCCTTCAAGTTTTGTGAATAGAGTGGATGCCAAAGCTGATAAAGGAGGTTTAGGAGGCGTTTTCTTTATGGCTTTTACTTTGGTTTTGGTTTCATTCAGTTGTACTGGTCCAATTGTAGGTAGTATTTTAGTAGAATCTGCTGGTGGAATGGTGATCAAACCACTTTTGGGCATGTTTGCTTTCAGTTTAGCTTTTGCAATACCTTTTACCCTATTTGCTATTTTCCCAGAATGGTTAAATAGTTTACCGAAATCAGGCGGATGGTTAAATTCTGTAAAAGTGGTTTTAGGGTTTTTAGAATTGGCTTTAGGTTTGAAATTTTTAAGCATAGCCGACCAAGTTTATCATTGGGGAATATTAGACAGAGATATCTATTTAGTGTTATGGATTGTCATTTTTGCAATGCTTGGGCTTTATTTATTGGGTAAACTGAGGTTACCAGGCGACAGCCCAATCGAAAAATTGTCTGTAGGAAGGTTGATGTTGAGCTTAGTGACTTTCAGTTTTGTATTATATATGATTCCAGGCCTATTCGGTGCTCCATTAAAAGCACTTTCTGGTTATCTTCCACCTATGAGTTCTCATGATTTTGACCTCCCAACTCTTATTCGTGAAAATAGCGGAGGCTCAGGAGCCATTAGTTCTGAAGATCAATTATGTGAAGAACCAAAATATGGGGATATGCTACATTTTCCACATGGAATAAAGGGCTATTTCGATTATGAACAAGCTTTGGATTGTGCAAAAGAGCAAGGAAAACCTATTTTTGTTGATTTCACTGGCCATGGTTGTGTAAACTGCCGTGAAATGGAAGCCAGAGTATGGTCAGATCCAAAAGTGCTGAGCAGATTAAAGAATGATTATGTGATGTTGGCATTATATGTAGATGAAAAAACAGAATTACCTGAGAATGATTGGTACACCAGCGAGTATGATGGAAAAGTGAAAAAATCAATAGGCAAACAAAATGCTGATTTTCAGATTACACGTTTCAATAATAATGCGCAACCGTATTATGTCCTGTTGGATACTAATGGCGAATTATTGATTGAGCCAATCGCTTATGAAAGAAGTATTAGCAAATTTGTGGATTTTCTAGATGAAGGAAAAGAAAAGTTCGAAGCTAAAAACAAGCCTTAA
- a CDS encoding ABC transporter ATP-binding protein, translating to MAKRRKSEPLNEEEKKPLNKENFKKLTGVFQFIKPYKGYFIAGLFFLLISSTTLLALPYVMGKIVDVAQGRTSGVFTGINRVALILIGILAVQSFFSFFRVYLFAQVSERAMADVRAKLYTKLMSLPMTFYDKSRVGELVSRITSDVSLLQDTFSITLAEFIRQVSTLIIGAGIIFYFTPKLAAFMIATFPVLVIAAMVFGKFIRKLSKKTQSELASANIIVEETLQSINIVKAFTSELLEVMRYRKSLDKVVKVALKSATFRGAFISFIIFAMFGGIVAVLWYGATLVQEGTMTVGDLLSFVLYTTFIGASIAGLGDLYGQIQKAIGASERVMEILQEEEEFKIEEKEKIHLQGAIQFEDVKFSYPTRKDVQVLKGLNLTVGAGEKVALVGHSGAGKSTIIQLLMRFYPLASGQIKVDDQNIESLSITGYRQNIGIVPQEIILFGGSIRENIAYGKPNASDEEIIAAAEKANAWLFIKDFPEGLDTLVGERGVKLSGGQRQRIAIARAILKDPKILILDEATSSLDAESENLVQQALDELMKDRTTIIIAHRLATIRKVDKIFVLKEGQISEQGSHQELLESENGTYSNLVKLQLQD from the coding sequence ATGGCAAAAAGAAGAAAAAGCGAACCGCTTAATGAGGAAGAGAAAAAGCCACTCAACAAAGAAAATTTTAAAAAGCTTACGGGAGTTTTTCAATTTATAAAGCCCTACAAAGGCTACTTTATAGCTGGGCTATTTTTCTTACTAATTTCCAGTACAACACTTTTAGCCTTGCCTTATGTAATGGGTAAAATTGTGGATGTTGCTCAAGGGAGGACTTCTGGAGTTTTTACTGGAATAAACAGAGTAGCTTTAATCTTAATCGGTATTTTGGCTGTCCAGAGTTTCTTTTCATTTTTTAGAGTTTATTTATTTGCTCAAGTAAGTGAAAGAGCAATGGCAGATGTACGTGCTAAGCTTTATACTAAATTGATGAGTTTACCCATGACCTTTTATGACAAGAGCAGAGTGGGTGAATTGGTCAGCAGAATAACATCTGATGTGTCCTTGCTACAAGATACTTTCTCTATCACTCTCGCAGAGTTTATTCGTCAGGTTTCCACTTTAATAATTGGGGCAGGTATTATATTTTACTTTACTCCAAAACTTGCTGCTTTCATGATTGCCACTTTTCCTGTGCTAGTAATAGCAGCCATGGTGTTTGGTAAATTTATTCGAAAACTATCAAAAAAGACGCAATCTGAGCTGGCTTCAGCTAACATTATTGTAGAGGAAACTTTGCAATCAATTAACATAGTTAAAGCTTTTACTAGTGAATTACTAGAGGTAATGCGTTACAGAAAATCATTGGATAAAGTTGTAAAAGTAGCCTTGAAATCCGCCACTTTTAGAGGGGCATTCATATCCTTCATCATATTTGCCATGTTTGGTGGCATAGTGGCAGTATTATGGTACGGAGCTACTTTAGTACAAGAAGGCACTATGACGGTTGGTGATTTATTAAGCTTTGTGCTATATACCACTTTCATCGGAGCGTCAATTGCAGGTTTAGGAGATTTGTATGGTCAAATTCAGAAGGCCATCGGAGCCTCAGAAAGAGTGATGGAAATATTGCAAGAGGAGGAAGAGTTTAAAATAGAAGAGAAAGAGAAAATACATTTACAAGGAGCAATCCAGTTTGAAGATGTTAAATTTTCTTATCCTACTCGTAAAGATGTACAGGTATTAAAAGGCTTGAATTTAACTGTAGGCGCTGGAGAGAAAGTAGCTCTGGTAGGACACAGTGGAGCTGGAAAATCAACTATTATTCAATTGTTGATGCGCTTTTATCCTTTAGCTTCTGGTCAAATTAAGGTAGATGATCAGAATATTGAATCTTTGTCCATTACTGGCTACAGACAAAATATAGGGATCGTGCCGCAAGAAATCATATTATTTGGGGGTTCTATCCGTGAAAACATCGCCTATGGAAAACCTAATGCATCGGATGAAGAAATTATAGCTGCTGCAGAAAAAGCTAATGCTTGGCTGTTTATAAAGGATTTTCCAGAAGGATTGGATACTTTAGTGGGGGAAAGAGGCGTTAAATTATCTGGAGGCCAAAGACAAAGAATAGCCATTGCTCGAGCTATTTTGAAGGATCCTAAAATTTTAATTTTGGATGAAGCCACTTCCTCACTAGATGCAGAATCCGAGAACTTAGTTCAACAAGCCTTAGATGAGCTCATGAAAGACCGAACCACTATAATTATTGCACATCGATTGGCTACTATCCGTAAAGTAGATAAAATTTTTGTGTTAAAAGAAGGGCAAATTTCTGAGCAAGGCTCACACCAAGAACTTCTAGAATCAGAAAATGGAACATACAGTAACTTGGTGAAACTCCAATTACAAGACTAA
- a CDS encoding lysophospholipid acyltransferase family protein, whose amino-acid sequence MKFKYYFLKAVFWLLSKIPFWFYHGLSTLIGFLFIKTKIYRYKVVMDNLRKSFPDKSEKEIQKIANKFYYHFVDLLIESIKAFSFSKKTIKKRYKINTSPEVQKLLDEKRDLAIILPHYGNWEWSAQGFNFMTERNQPFGLAIYRPLKNKLMDTLMKENRTRFAGSKMIAKSDAFKEITRHKDEHIIVGFAADQSPGNSYNAYWMEFLGRETGVFFGVEKFSKQFNLAPVYAHVKKVARSRYEIDFELINEEPNETPYGYITEKHMKLLEADIHKKPHLWLWTHKRWKHSKPLDYEQKRPQKQ is encoded by the coding sequence ATGAAGTTTAAATACTATTTTTTAAAAGCTGTTTTCTGGCTGTTGAGTAAAATTCCGTTTTGGTTTTATCACGGACTTTCTACTTTGATTGGATTTTTATTTATAAAAACTAAAATCTATCGATACAAAGTGGTGATGGACAATTTGAGGAAATCTTTCCCTGACAAATCAGAAAAGGAAATCCAGAAAATTGCCAATAAATTCTATTACCATTTTGTGGATTTATTGATTGAAAGCATTAAAGCGTTTAGCTTTTCAAAAAAGACTATTAAAAAGCGATATAAAATCAATACCAGTCCTGAAGTTCAAAAACTATTGGACGAAAAACGGGATCTTGCTATAATTCTTCCGCATTATGGCAATTGGGAATGGTCGGCACAAGGTTTTAATTTTATGACGGAACGAAATCAACCTTTTGGTTTAGCAATTTATAGACCTCTAAAAAACAAGTTGATGGATACGCTTATGAAAGAAAATAGGACTCGCTTTGCCGGAAGCAAGATGATAGCAAAAAGTGATGCTTTTAAGGAAATTACAAGACATAAGGATGAACATATCATTGTTGGCTTTGCTGCAGATCAATCTCCTGGCAATTCATATAATGCCTATTGGATGGAATTTCTTGGAAGAGAAACAGGTGTGTTTTTTGGGGTAGAAAAATTTAGCAAGCAATTTAACCTAGCGCCTGTATACGCACATGTTAAAAAAGTAGCCCGTTCGCGATATGAAATTGATTTTGAATTAATTAATGAAGAGCCAAATGAAACGCCATATGGCTACATCACTGAAAAACATATGAAATTATTAGAGGCTGATATCCACAAAAAACCTCATTTATGGCTCTGGACACATAAAAGATGGAAACATAGCAAACCCCTTGATTATGAGCAAAAAAGACCTCAAAAGCAATAA
- a CDS encoding TIGR00730 family Rossman fold protein has protein sequence MSESNNEDKLELNKIRKAFKDRDWNEIKSSDSWAIFKIMSEFVDGFEKLSKIGPCVSVFGSARTKPDHKYYKIAEEVAAKLVRHGYGVITGGGPGIMEAGNKGAKSENGKSVGLNIVLPFEQFNNIYIDPDKLITFDYFFVRKVMFVKYAQGFVVMPGGFGTMDELFEALTLIQTHKIGRFPIVLVGKKFWSGLIDWIKDTLIEAENNVSAEDMDLFTVVDTPTEAVKVIDNFYSQFMLSPNF, from the coding sequence ATGAGCGAATCAAACAACGAAGATAAATTAGAATTAAATAAAATAAGGAAGGCTTTTAAAGATAGAGATTGGAATGAAATCAAGAGCTCGGATTCTTGGGCAATTTTCAAAATCATGTCTGAGTTTGTAGATGGTTTTGAAAAATTATCGAAAATTGGACCTTGCGTTTCTGTTTTTGGATCGGCTAGAACTAAGCCCGATCATAAATATTATAAAATTGCAGAAGAAGTAGCTGCTAAACTAGTGCGCCACGGATATGGAGTAATTACTGGTGGTGGTCCTGGAATAATGGAAGCTGGTAATAAAGGAGCGAAAAGTGAGAATGGAAAATCAGTAGGATTAAACATAGTGCTTCCTTTTGAGCAATTCAACAATATTTATATTGACCCTGACAAATTAATCACTTTTGATTACTTCTTTGTGAGAAAAGTAATGTTCGTGAAATATGCTCAAGGCTTTGTAGTGATGCCGGGTGGTTTCGGCACTATGGACGAACTTTTCGAGGCATTAACGCTTATTCAAACCCATAAAATTGGGCGTTTCCCAATCGTTTTAGTAGGCAAGAAGTTCTGGTCTGGATTAATTGATTGGATTAAAGACACACTTATTGAAGCTGAAAATAATGTGAGTGCAGAAGACATGGATTTATTCACGGTTGTGGATACTCCTACCGAAGCAGTTAAAGTAATAGATAATTTCTATTCCCAATTTATGCTTTCTCCAAACTTCTAA
- a CDS encoding lytic transglycosylase domain-containing protein, translated as MTDGKFALYISIASLVTFLIVAIYGNQNRVETHKPVLEPSAPISFTNAKTIPIPERIDLAGEKVPLEIADVKERLDKELHINSYWHNNTIFLFKRASRWFPVIEPILEKNGIPNDFKYLALIESGLENVDSYAGAAGFWQILKSTGREYGLEINRDVDERYHPVLSTEAACKYLNRSYDKFGNWTLVAASYNRGMRGMQNALDHQQVDNYYDLKLNDETSRYVFRILAIKQIFESPEDYGLNIDQEHLYKPYTYRYDTVRNSTDWVEYAKEQKTTYKTLRIYNPWIQDEDIRVGRNEYYVMSLPDRD; from the coding sequence ATGACAGACGGCAAATTTGCATTATACATTTCAATAGCATCATTAGTTACATTTTTAATTGTGGCCATTTATGGGAACCAAAATCGGGTGGAAACACATAAACCGGTATTGGAACCCAGTGCTCCAATAAGCTTCACAAATGCCAAAACTATTCCTATACCTGAGCGAATTGATTTAGCAGGAGAAAAAGTGCCACTTGAAATAGCAGATGTAAAAGAGCGTTTGGATAAGGAATTACATATTAATTCTTATTGGCATAATAATACTATATTTTTATTTAAAAGAGCTAGTCGTTGGTTTCCAGTCATTGAACCTATTTTAGAAAAAAATGGAATTCCAAATGATTTTAAATATCTAGCATTGATCGAAAGTGGTCTAGAAAATGTAGACAGTTATGCTGGTGCGGCAGGTTTCTGGCAAATCTTGAAAAGTACCGGCAGAGAATATGGCTTAGAAATCAATAGAGATGTGGATGAACGATATCATCCGGTATTATCTACAGAAGCAGCCTGTAAATATTTAAATAGGTCTTATGATAAATTTGGAAATTGGACTTTAGTGGCGGCATCTTATAACAGAGGTATGAGAGGAATGCAAAATGCATTAGATCATCAACAAGTAGATAACTATTATGATTTAAAGCTGAATGATGAGACCTCTAGATATGTCTTTAGAATATTAGCTATAAAGCAAATTTTTGAAAGCCCTGAAGATTATGGATTAAATATTGATCAAGAACATTTATATAAACCCTATACTTATCGTTATGATACTGTTCGCAATTCAACTGATTGGGTGGAATATGCTAAAGAGCAAAAAACCACCTATAAAACCCTAAGAATTTATAATCCTTGGATTCAAGATGAGGATATCAGAGTTGGGAGAAATGAATACTATGTAATGAGTTTACCTGATAGGGATTAA
- a CDS encoding outer membrane beta-barrel protein, whose amino-acid sequence MKKLLFSVILLFSVYITEAQVRFGFKAAPNISFNRIDSEVDNVDFNTEGVGLRFQLGPVFDIEFKENHYFSTGIIFTSKRSAFSADSSATTQRKIEDYSPQYLQVPITLKLFTEEIGLDKKIYFQFGGTIDFMTNSEGEPENIVKSFRFIDLNSLLAVGLEYGIGINTKIFGGLVYQRGLLDVIKENIYEDNFSLRNDFVALEIGVIF is encoded by the coding sequence ATGAAAAAATTACTCTTTTCTGTCATATTATTGTTTTCAGTTTACATAACTGAGGCACAAGTTAGATTTGGATTTAAAGCCGCACCCAATATTTCTTTCAATAGAATAGACTCAGAAGTAGATAATGTTGATTTCAATACGGAGGGCGTGGGTTTACGTTTTCAGTTAGGGCCAGTATTTGATATTGAGTTTAAAGAAAATCATTATTTCAGTACAGGAATAATATTCACCTCAAAAAGATCTGCTTTTTCTGCTGATTCATCCGCAACAACTCAAAGAAAGATTGAAGATTATAGCCCTCAGTACTTACAAGTTCCGATTACATTAAAGCTTTTTACAGAAGAAATAGGATTGGACAAGAAAATTTATTTCCAGTTCGGAGGAACGATTGATTTTATGACGAATAGTGAAGGAGAGCCAGAGAACATTGTTAAAAGTTTTAGGTTTATTGATTTGAACTCATTATTAGCGGTAGGTTTAGAATATGGCATAGGAATAAACACCAAAATATTTGGAGGGCTCGTTTACCAAAGAGGCTTACTAGATGTGATTAAAGAAAATATTTATGAAGATAATTTTAGTTTAAGAAATGATTTTGTGGCTCTTGAAATAGGTGTAATTTTTTAA
- the gldB gene encoding gliding motility lipoprotein GldB: MQSNRCKILSFFIFLFVFSACSDQEKYCEEAPNVNNIKINIPLNDLTDDMVGLRSQEEAIQFIQEHPFVADYFFERRRYGADSIVAKNMINIFSNPAYKDTLYQQVRNTFGDFTNLQADFESAFKYYKHYYPDVTTPELEIVLAGLQKDLFVSDSMVSIAADYFLGPDAAYVPNGVPDYILMRYEKEYIVPMTMLLLTQKQNKTDQSDQSLLADMIFYGKSYYMTKMTIPCTPDSLIIGYTAKEMEDINKNEHIIWANFLENDLLYETSHFMKNKFIGERPKTFEISQQCPGRIGIWVGWQIVKSYMENNPEVSLQELMENTKAQQIFSQSKYKPKG; encoded by the coding sequence ATGCAAAGTAATAGATGTAAGATATTATCTTTTTTTATCTTCTTGTTTGTTTTTTCCGCATGCTCTGATCAAGAGAAATATTGCGAAGAAGCTCCTAATGTTAATAATATTAAAATAAATATCCCACTAAATGACTTAACAGATGATATGGTGGGCTTAAGAAGTCAAGAAGAAGCAATTCAATTCATTCAAGAGCATCCTTTCGTAGCAGATTATTTTTTTGAAAGAAGAAGATATGGAGCAGATTCAATTGTTGCTAAGAACATGATCAACATTTTTTCTAACCCTGCTTATAAAGACACACTTTATCAACAAGTAAGAAACACATTTGGAGACTTTACCAACTTACAAGCTGATTTTGAAAGTGCTTTTAAATATTATAAGCATTATTACCCTGATGTAACTACACCAGAATTAGAAATTGTTTTAGCTGGTCTACAGAAAGATCTTTTTGTATCGGATAGCATGGTTAGCATAGCAGCAGATTATTTTTTGGGGCCTGATGCTGCTTATGTACCTAATGGAGTTCCTGACTATATTTTGATGCGTTATGAAAAGGAATATATAGTTCCGATGACTATGCTTTTGCTTACCCAAAAGCAAAATAAAACAGATCAAAGCGATCAAAGCCTACTAGCCGATATGATCTTTTACGGGAAATCTTATTACATGACCAAGATGACAATTCCATGTACACCAGACTCCTTAATAATAGGATATACCGCTAAAGAAATGGAAGACATCAATAAGAATGAACATATCATTTGGGCAAACTTTTTGGAAAATGACTTACTCTATGAAACTAGTCATTTCATGAAGAATAAATTCATAGGAGAAAGACCTAAAACATTTGAAATAAGTCAACAATGCCCTGGTAGAATAGGAATATGGGTAGGTTGGCAGATCGTAAAATCTTATATGGAAAATAACCCAGAAGTAAGCCTTCAAGAGCTAATGGAAAATACAAAAGCCCAACAAATCTTCAGTCAGTCAAAATATAAGCCAAAAGGTTAA
- a CDS encoding TerC/Alx family metal homeostasis membrane protein: MDSILSFFDDTEHVLYTIFGAVIIIFLIFDLGFFNKDAKKVSLKSATYQSIFWIVISVAFGYLIYEFYGGTVLMLEFFSAYVAEYALSVDNIFVILLILRYFKVEETYYHKILFWGVLGAIVFRAIFIFLGAFLVAEFHWILYIFGAFLVYSGVKIFFQKEEDDLDPEKNVIIKFARKYLNITKGNFSGKFVIKRGKMILFTPLFLVILLVESTDLIFAVDSIPAVFAITQNEFILYTSNIFAILGLRAKFFILAGIIDKFYLLQKGLSFILIFIGAKMLLEFVHIHINTLVSFSVIFSTLLLSILLSLLIPQRNKSLKDLV; this comes from the coding sequence ATGGATAGTATTTTAAGTTTTTTTGATGACACAGAACATGTTCTCTACACTATTTTTGGGGCAGTTATCATAATATTCCTCATTTTTGATTTAGGATTCTTTAACAAGGATGCAAAAAAAGTATCCTTAAAGTCCGCTACATACCAATCAATTTTTTGGATAGTAATTTCAGTTGCCTTCGGATACTTGATATATGAATTTTATGGCGGCACTGTTTTAATGTTAGAATTCTTTTCTGCTTATGTAGCTGAATATGCTCTATCAGTAGATAATATTTTTGTAATATTATTAATCTTAAGGTATTTCAAAGTTGAGGAAACCTACTATCATAAGATACTATTCTGGGGGGTATTAGGAGCAATTGTTTTTAGGGCAATTTTCATTTTCTTAGGCGCTTTTCTTGTTGCCGAATTCCATTGGATATTGTATATATTTGGTGCTTTTCTGGTTTATAGCGGAGTTAAAATATTTTTCCAGAAAGAGGAAGATGACCTAGACCCAGAGAAAAATGTTATTATCAAATTTGCCAGAAAATATCTTAACATAACAAAAGGTAATTTCAGTGGAAAATTTGTAATCAAAAGAGGGAAAATGATTTTATTTACTCCCCTGTTTTTAGTGATTCTTTTAGTTGAATCTACTGATTTGATATTCGCAGTTGATTCAATCCCGGCAGTTTTCGCAATTACTCAAAACGAATTTATACTTTATACTTCCAATATATTTGCAATCTTAGGCTTAAGAGCAAAATTCTTTATCCTTGCAGGAATTATTGATAAATTTTACTTATTGCAAAAAGGATTGTCATTTATTTTGATTTTTATAGGTGCAAAAATGTTACTTGAGTTTGTTCATATTCACATCAACACTCTTGTTTCATTTAGCGTGATATTCTCTACTTTACTGCTTTCTATTTTACTTTCGTTATTAATTCCACAACGTAATAAAAGCCTAAAAGACCTGGTTTAA
- a CDS encoding collagen-like triple helix repeat-containing protein: MKNLFNFIFAISIVLLGSCTFNGQDGAPGPRGPQGPAGQDGQDGMDGQEAYVFEYVDITFSATNEYSVILEIPETFNMLESDKVLVYFLYDYLEQDDLDVWRALPQTEFTDHGTLIYNYDFTMFDVALFLDSDFDLNLLGANFTDNWIARVVVVPGQFQNGRTESSVDYKDYNAVMEHYNLSDQSIVTVK, from the coding sequence ATGAAAAATCTTTTCAATTTTATTTTCGCGATAAGTATAGTTTTACTAGGTAGTTGCACCTTCAATGGTCAAGATGGTGCACCGGGTCCAAGAGGTCCGCAAGGCCCAGCAGGTCAAGATGGTCAAGATGGAATGGATGGCCAAGAAGCCTATGTGTTTGAATATGTAGATATAACATTTTCAGCCACTAATGAGTACAGTGTCATTTTAGAAATTCCTGAAACCTTTAACATGCTGGAGTCCGACAAGGTGCTAGTATACTTTCTTTATGATTATTTAGAACAAGATGATTTAGATGTGTGGAGAGCTTTACCTCAAACGGAATTTACTGATCATGGGACGTTGATCTATAATTATGATTTTACAATGTTTGATGTGGCACTGTTTTTAGATTCTGATTTTGACCTAAACTTATTAGGTGCCAATTTCACTGATAACTGGATTGCCAGAGTAGTGGTAGTTCCTGGTCAATTTCAAAATGGAAGAACAGAAAGTTCAGTTGATTATAAAGACTATAATGCAGTGATGGAACATTATAATTTGTCTGATCAGAGCATTGTTACAGTTAAATAG